The genome window TCTATCTGTGAAGATACGTGGAATTTGTGGCTCCATCTCCCCATTTAGTAACGGAAATGCTTAATTGACTCTCCCCTCCCCACAATATCCGTCATCGCATCAATCCCCAGACTCAGATGCACATCAGCCCACTCCTGTGTGACTTTGTTGTCTGACTCTTCCGTTTTTACCCCGTCAGGAGTAATCGGCACATCAGAAACCAGCAAAAGAGCACCACGGGCAATGGAATTATAATGCCCGACAATAAAGAGCGTTGCGGTTTCCATATCAATGGCAATGCAAGTGAGCTGCTGCAGCTTCTGACGGAATGCATCATCATGCTCCCACAGACGCCTGTTCGTGGAATAAATTACGCCTGTGCGGTACTCAAAACCCTTCTCAATTATCTTTTCCGAAACGAATTTATGCAGTTTGAACGAAGGCAGAGCGGGAACCTCCGGCGGGAAATAATCCCCGCTGGTCCCTTCACCGCGTATTGCAGCTATCGGAAGTATAAAATGCCCAATTTCACTTGAGCGCTTCAGACCCCCGCATTTACCCAGAAAAAGCACTCCTTTAGGCTGTCGTGCAATTAGAATATCCATAATGGTTGCCGCATTGGCCGAACCGATTCCGAAATTAATGAGCGTGAGACCGGCACTATTGGTCGCGCAGGGCATTGGGCGGCCGATTCCCTGAACATCACATTTAAATTTCTCTGCGAATTTATTAAGATAGTTCTGAAAATTGGTCAGAAGAATATAATCACCAAAGCCGTCAATGGGCATTCCGGTATAGCGCGGCAGCCAGTTTTTAGCTATTTCAAGGCGGTCAATCATGGAAAAATTCTTTGTTATTCAATAAAAACAAATATAGAAAAGAATTATGAAGTTTGAATTATGAAGTATGAATTTATGTGAGATTGATAGAACGGTGCTGCAAATTCTTGATATTTGTCAAAGACAAAAAAATCAGATGCCTTTTCCTGGTCTTTCCTGAATACTCAATAGCAGCAGTCCTTTTTGTCCTTTCTGTCCTCATTGTCCTTAGAAAAAAACCGGTTTAATCAAAACAAAAAAGCCCCGCCTGACTAACTCAGACGGGGCTTTGTATTAAGTAGCTTTAGAAACTGCCGGGGGCAGCCTCAGAATTACTTTATGAACATCATCTTCTTTGTTGAAGTGAACTCACCTGCTTTGATAGTATAGAAATACATACCTGAAGCAAGGTTGCTTGCATCAAAGTTGAGTGAATAGTATCCTGCATCCTGACGTGCATTAACCAGTGTTGCAACTTCGGTACCGGTAATGTCATATATCTTCAGTGATACAACTGCTGCTGCAGGTATTCTGTAAGAAATGGTTGTAGCCGGGTTGAACGGGTTAGGATAGTTCTGATTGAGTGCAAAGGTAATCGGGGTGCCGACTTCTACTTCAACTGTATTGGAATAATCATACGCTCCGTCATAATCAATCTGTTTCAGACGGTATGTATAATTACCATCTTTCAGACCTTTATCAGAGAAGGAATATTCATGAATTCTGGTTGAAGTACCGTTGCCTGAAACATAACCAATCTTTGACCAGCTGCCTGAAGCATCTTTTCTTTCGATTTCGAAGCCGCGGTTATTCAGCTCTGTAACAGTTTTCCATGAGAGATTTACATCATTTCCGGTAACAGTTGCTGAGAAAGCAGCCAGTTCAACAGGAACAATGCTGATGGTGTTTTTCAGAATAGCACCGTTAGTTCCGGCGGTAAAGAGTGCCCAGGTGTTGGTCTGAGTATCAAATGACCAGTGGGAACCATTAAGAGTAGCAGCGGAAGTATTCTTGTTCATCCAGGTAAGTCCGCCGTCAACTGTAATAAAATTCACGCCAGTTCCGCCAAAAAGAGCGAGTGTCTGCGGATTAATCATCTCCATTGAGTTGAATGCATATGATCTGGTTGGAACCGAAATGGTATCCCAGAGGAGACCTCCGTTTGTAGTTTTGTAGAATCTGCCGGACGAACCAACCATATAACCAGTAGAAGTATCAACCATTTTTATATCATAAAGGAATCCGCCATGGCCATCAACAGTTGTCTGCAGAGTCCAGGTCGTACCGCCATTGGTGGTTCTGAGAACTCTTGGCTCCCAGGTAAGTGCATAACCATCAGTTTCGGTGAGCATGTGCCCGCCGTATATCTGAGCGTTTGATCCAGGAGCAATACCGTGATCCTGACCTGACCATGTAGCACCACCATCTGTTGTTTTATAAACATAGGTTGTTGATGTGTTAGGAGTACTAACAAACACCCATCCGGTATTTGCATTCACAAAATCAATTTTTCTGAAGGTAAGACCTGCCGGGAACCCGCCGGTCGTAACAGAATCCCATGAAGCACCGCCGTTTGTGGTTTTGTAAACAGCACTGTTTGTGCCGCTGATAAATCCGGTGTTTGCATCAATCATATCAATTGACCAGAAGGATGCTGTTGATGTGGTTGAGAAAGGAACGATTGACCAGGTGCTGCCGCCGTCGGTTGAACGGGCAATCTGATCAAAAGATGAACCTGCAACGGTAGGTGCACCAACTGCAATCACGGTTCCTGTCGGGCTTGAACTCCAGATGTCATACCATGTGCCCGGCTTGCCAAGGGCAGTATGAGCAACTGGTGTACCGGCAGAACCTAATTTTGACTGAATAAGCCCAAAACTTCCGACAGATACTAATGAATCACCTGTTGGTGAAAAAGCTGTAGCATAATAGGTGCTGGTCCACGGCTGGGTCGGATTCAGAACTGAAATCGCGGTCCACGTGGTGCCATCGTCTGTTGATTTGAAGATATCGAAACTGTTGCCGGTTACAAACCATGCACCATTCACGTAATCAATATCCCATACGGTGGTGCTTGCGGTAATTCCTGTGCTTTTAAGTGTCCAGGTTGCGCCGAGATCGGTCGAAAATCTGACCTGAGGTACCGTTGAAACTGAAGTACCACCCACCATTACATTATTGCCGTTAACAGCAATTTTATAAACAGTGTAAGAAGCACCGGTTCCTACATTCGTCCAGGTTGCACCTGCATCTGTTGATCTTCTTACGTTGCCTGCAGAAGTTGCAAGCATGATAGTATTTCCGTCATCTGAAGCCCATACATCGTTCATGGTAGTGGTAACACCCGTTGGAACGTCCACCCAATTGTTTCCGCCGTCGGTGGTCTTCATAAGAGTGCCGGAACTTCCTGCAACATAACCGGTAGTGGAGGAGGTGAAATGTAGCTGATAAAAGGTCCTGGAGGTAAGTGCCGGGTTTGATGCAACTTCCTGCCAGGTATCGCCGCCGTCGGTGGTCTTAAGAATGCCGCCGGTTGAACCGCAAAGAATGCCGTTCTGCTCATCAAAGAAATGAAAATCAAAGGCATTTGAAGTCTGGCCAGAGGTGGCAAAAGGCCTTCCTGCCTGATGATGGAATGACCAGGTAGCACCGCCATCGGTGGTTTTCATGAAGGTACCTGCTGCACCGAGTGCATACCACTTAGTAGGGCTAAATGCATGAACAGCTCTTAACTGGCTGCCCTGCGGGTTTGGGTGGAGCCATTTCCAGTCGGAACCGGTCTGAGCATTAAGCAGGCCTGTAACAGAAAAGGCAAAGAATAGAACAAGTAAGAAATTTCTCAATGAGAACCTCTCGTTGATTTGTTAATGAATAGACTATAGTAAAGAATGAACTGACAGAACTACACACGTGTAAAGCACGAAAAACCAGAAAAACCCGATTTTCCGCACGGAAGCTAAACAATCTTTGTTTTTTACACAACAGGAAATTTTTAGGGGAATGCTATTTTTGACGGATAAATGCCATTTTTACCCGGTTAGCTGGCAGTTCGGAAATTCACTGCCAATTCCGGATGTGTTTTGGTCCCCTCCCCCAGCCGCTGAGGAGTTTGGATGAATCGCGAAATTTGCGCTGAGATACAACCCTCGTTAACCGGGTAATTGATGCCCCTTTTTTGAGATATTAAAGTTCTTCCCTGAGACAATGCAAAATGCAGGATGGGTTTCCTAGAATCCGCTCAGAAACCGGGGCCTATTGTTTTCCGTAGAGACGATGCAATCGCCACGATAAATTATTATAGACAATATATTACTGCGATTGCGTCGTCTTATTGCGTATCTGTGTTTTTAAACCACCAACTGTTCTACCTGAAACGTTACAAATCCAGAATGGGTTTCCTCGACTCCGCTCGGAAACCGGGGCCTTGGAAATTTTCTTTTGATATGTCGCACGTTCAGGAATTCACCGTTATTTAAACACCCGGTTGGTATTTGGATAAGAGGTCTGCTCGTTCTTGCCTGAGACGACGCAAATGCAGAAGATCTCCATTAGCGAAACACCCGGTTGGCATTTGCATCGTCTCTACGGAGATATATATCCATTGCTTGCATGAAAACCCCTTATGTTATTGCCCCGGATCAATGTTCCATCTGATGGAATTATAAAATTAATTCACAATTCACAATTATAATATCATCGCTTCCACAACTCCCTGTCAAGCGAACGGTACTGGATCGCTTCGCTGATATGCTGTGCCTGAATCTGTTCTGAATCACTCAGGTCGGCTATGGTACGGGCGACTTTAAGAATGCGGTCATAGGCACGGGCGGAAAATCCAAGGCGCGTCATTGCCATCTTGAGCAGTTCATTGCCGGAGCCGTCAAGTTTGCAATAGGTGCGGACCTCCTTGCTTCCCATATCCGCGTTGTTATATATATGGGGCTGATCCTTAAACCGGGCATACTGCCTCATACGGCTTTTTATCACCCGCTTCCGTATATCAGCAGATGGCTCGCCACCGGCCTCTGAAGATAGTTCTTTATACTTAACAGCCGGCACTTCAATATGTATATCAATCCTGTCCAGAAGCGGGCCGGAGATGCGTGACATATATTTCTGAATCTGCGGCGGAATGCAGGTGCAGTCGCGGCCCGGATCGGTGTAAAATCCGCATGGGCACGGGTTCATGGCAGCGGCAAGCATAAAGTTTGCGGGGAACTCCAGGGACATTTTTGATCTGCTCACCGTAACACGCGAATCTTCAAGCGGCTGGCGCATTACCTCAAGAACATTCTTCTTAAACTCCGGCAGCTCATCAAGGAACAGCACACCATGATGCGCATAGGAAACCTCTCCAGGACGAGGAAATGATCCGCCGCCGACTAATGCGGCATCAGAGACCGTATGATGCGGGCTGCGGAAGGGCCGTTCGGTTATAAGCGCCTGATCTGATGGTAGGATTCCCGCAACGGAATGAATCTTGGTTGTTTCCAATGCTTCTTCAAAACTGAGAGGAGGAAGAATGGTCGGGATCCGTTTTGCAAGCATAGTTTTGCCTGAACCGGGAGGGCCGATCATCAGGATGTTATGTCCCCCGGCCGCGGCAACTTCAAGCGCGCGCTTTACATTTTCCTGCCCCTTCACATCGGCAAAGTCAAGATGATAATGATTAACTTTGGAGAATATCTCTTCGCGGGATGTATATACCGGCTCGGCGGTTACTTCATCATTCAGAAAGGCAATCACATCAGCAAGCTGCTGAAAACCGTACACACTGATTCCGTCAACAATGGATGCTTCTTTTACCGAATCAGCCGGGAGTATCAGCCGTTTCATCCCCTGCTTTTTTGCCTCCACGGCTACAGGCAGTGCACCTTTAACCGAGCGGAGTTTGCCATCCAGAGCAAGTTCGCCCAGAAATACAGTATCCTCAAGCATGGCCGGACTGATTTTTTCATTTGCGGCGAGTATTCCGATCGCGATGGGAAGATCAAACGAGCTCCCCTCTTTCTTAATATCTGCCGGTGCAAGATTCACCGTGAATTTGCGCGGGGGAAATTCAAATCCGCTGTTCTTAATGGCGGCTGAAACCCGCTCACGGCTTTCTTTGATAGCATTATCGGGGAGCCCTACAATGAGGAACGAAGGGAGTTTCTGTTCGGCGCTGGTTTCAACTTCTACGATATATGCGTCAATGCCGTAGGTTGCGCTTGAGAGTACTTTGGATAACACTGGGTATATATCCCCTTTCCGGCTTCTTTAAAATAAAAAAGGTGTTTACTTACCTTGAGGAGAAGCAAACACCTGTTTCATTAATTACAGATTATTTATGAGAGCGGAGGAAGTCAATCCTGTCCTGAAGCTGTGCAACGGGAATCAGGAGTTTATCCTTGCCGTAGATTGCGTCTTCACGGTTGTGGAAGACCATTTCATAATCTTTGCTCATTACAATTGCTTCTTCCGGACAGACTTCCTCGCAGAAGCCGCAGAAGATGCAGCGGAGCATATTGATTTCAAACTTTTCAGGATACCGTTCTTTTTCACGGTCCGTTTCACCTGCCTGCACTTCAATTGCAAGCGCGGGACAGACGCGTGAACAGAGTCCGCAAGCCACACAGCGCTCTTCACCGCCTGCTTCCTCTACAAGCACAGGGCGGCCGCGGTACGATGACGGCGGTTCGAATTTCACTTCAGGATACTCCATCGTAAACTTCGGCTTAAACATCGTCTTCAGTGTAAGAGCAAGACCCTTAACAATTTCGGGTATATATGCTTTCTGCCATACGGTCAGGTCTTTTATTCTTTTCTTCTCAGCCATAGTATCTCCGTGGTCTAATTCATAATCATTGCAAGAATAGCCGCCCACACCAGGTTAAGCAGCGAGAGAGGGAACATCACTTTCCATCCTAAGTCCATCAGCTGGTCATATCTGAATCTCGGAATGCTCCAGCGAACCCAGATAAAGAAGAAGAGCAGAGCTCCGATTTTAACAAAGAATGCTGCTATCTGAATGCCTGTCTGCACTCCCGTTGATAGTCCGAGCGTCTCTATATACGGCACCTGCCATCCGCCAAGATAGAGCATAACAATCATTGCTGCTGCAATAATCATGTTTGCATACTCAGCCAGGAAGAAGCCCGCAAATTTCATGCTGCTGTATTCGGTGTGATATCCTCCGACCAGTTCCGGCTCTGCCTCAGGCAGGTCAAACGGAAGGCGGTTGGTTTCAGCAAATGCCGCGGTTACAAAAGTGAGGAATCCGATCGGCTGGAGAATTGCGTTCCACATCCATCCGCTCTGCGAAGCAATAATATCAGCCGGACGAAGCGACTCAGCAAAAATGAGCACGCCGGCTACAGAGAAGCCCATGGAGATTTCATACGAAATCATCTGCGCTGAAGAACGCACACCGCCAAGCAGCGAATATTTACTTCCTGATGACCAGCCGGAAAACGTGATCGCGTATACACCGAGTGAAGTTAACGCAAGGACTAAAAGAACGCCTGAATTAACATCCACAACAGCAAGATTAATGGTTCTGCCAAAGAGTTCAACCGGCGGCCCAATAGGTATCACTGCATAGGTGGTAAACGCCACAAAAAGCGCAAGCATCGGCGCCAGGGTGTGCAGCGGCTTATTTGCGGCAGTGGGAACGATATCTTCCTTAAAAAGAAGCTTGAATACATCAGCAAAGGGCTGAAAAATACCGGCCGGACCTACCCGGTTCGGACCGATACGGTTCTGCGCCCATGCGCTTATCTTTCTTTCGAAATATACCGAGTATGATACCGTAAGCAGCATCAGTGTAACGATTATCAGAATTTTTACCAGAGGAATAAGAATCAGATCTATAAGCATATATACTTACTCCTTACGCTTTCACTTTAACGGAGACTTCAAGCTGAACGCCCTGCTCTCCGATTTTTTCGTAATCAAGCTTTTTGAATGCGTCAATGGATTTGCCCATA of Ignavibacteriales bacterium contains these proteins:
- a CDS encoding AMP nucleosidase, yielding MIDRLEIAKNWLPRYTGMPIDGFGDYILLTNFQNYLNKFAEKFKCDVQGIGRPMPCATNSAGLTLINFGIGSANAATIMDILIARQPKGVLFLGKCGGLKRSSEIGHFILPIAAIRGEGTSGDYFPPEVPALPSFKLHKFVSEKIIEKGFEYRTGVIYSTNRRLWEHDDAFRQKLQQLTCIAIDMETATLFIVGHYNSIARGALLLVSDVPITPDGVKTEESDNKVTQEWADVHLSLGIDAMTDIVGRGESIKHFRY
- a CDS encoding T9SS type A sorting domain-containing protein, translated to MRNFLLVLFFAFSVTGLLNAQTGSDWKWLHPNPQGSQLRAVHAFSPTKWYALGAAGTFMKTTDGGATWSFHHQAGRPFATSGQTSNAFDFHFFDEQNGILCGSTGGILKTTDGGDTWQEVASNPALTSRTFYQLHFTSSTTGYVAGSSGTLMKTTDGGNNWVDVPTGVTTTMNDVWASDDGNTIMLATSAGNVRRSTDAGATWTNVGTGASYTVYKIAVNGNNVMVGGTSVSTVPQVRFSTDLGATWTLKSTGITASTTVWDIDYVNGAWFVTGNSFDIFKSTDDGTTWTAISVLNPTQPWTSTYYATAFSPTGDSLVSVGSFGLIQSKLGSAGTPVAHTALGKPGTWYDIWSSSPTGTVIAVGAPTVAGSSFDQIARSTDGGSTWSIVPFSTTSTASFWSIDMIDANTGFISGTNSAVYKTTNGGASWDSVTTGGFPAGLTFRKIDFVNANTGWVFVSTPNTSTTYVYKTTDGGATWSGQDHGIAPGSNAQIYGGHMLTETDGYALTWEPRVLRTTNGGTTWTLQTTVDGHGGFLYDIKMVDTSTGYMVGSSGRFYKTTNGGLLWDTISVPTRSYAFNSMEMINPQTLALFGGTGVNFITVDGGLTWMNKNTSAATLNGSHWSFDTQTNTWALFTAGTNGAILKNTISIVPVELAAFSATVTGNDVNLSWKTVTELNNRGFEIERKDASGSWSKIGYVSGNGTSTRIHEYSFSDKGLKDGNYTYRLKQIDYDGAYDYSNTVEVEVGTPITFALNQNYPNPFNPATTISYRIPAAAVVSLKIYDITGTEVATLVNARQDAGYYSLNFDASNLASGMYFYTIKAGEFTSTKKMMFIK
- a CDS encoding YifB family Mg chelatase-like AAA ATPase translates to MLSKVLSSATYGIDAYIVEVETSAEQKLPSFLIVGLPDNAIKESRERVSAAIKNSGFEFPPRKFTVNLAPADIKKEGSSFDLPIAIGILAANEKISPAMLEDTVFLGELALDGKLRSVKGALPVAVEAKKQGMKRLILPADSVKEASIVDGISVYGFQQLADVIAFLNDEVTAEPVYTSREEIFSKVNHYHLDFADVKGQENVKRALEVAAAGGHNILMIGPPGSGKTMLAKRIPTILPPLSFEEALETTKIHSVAGILPSDQALITERPFRSPHHTVSDAALVGGGSFPRPGEVSYAHHGVLFLDELPEFKKNVLEVMRQPLEDSRVTVSRSKMSLEFPANFMLAAAMNPCPCGFYTDPGRDCTCIPPQIQKYMSRISGPLLDRIDIHIEVPAVKYKELSSEAGGEPSADIRKRVIKSRMRQYARFKDQPHIYNNADMGSKEVRTYCKLDGSGNELLKMAMTRLGFSARAYDRILKVARTIADLSDSEQIQAQHISEAIQYRSLDRELWKR
- the nuoI gene encoding NADH-quinone oxidoreductase subunit NuoI is translated as MAEKKRIKDLTVWQKAYIPEIVKGLALTLKTMFKPKFTMEYPEVKFEPPSSYRGRPVLVEEAGGEERCVACGLCSRVCPALAIEVQAGETDREKERYPEKFEINMLRCIFCGFCEEVCPEEAIVMSKDYEMVFHNREDAIYGKDKLLIPVAQLQDRIDFLRSHK
- the nuoH gene encoding NADH-quinone oxidoreductase subunit NuoH codes for the protein MLIDLILIPLVKILIIVTLMLLTVSYSVYFERKISAWAQNRIGPNRVGPAGIFQPFADVFKLLFKEDIVPTAANKPLHTLAPMLALFVAFTTYAVIPIGPPVELFGRTINLAVVDVNSGVLLVLALTSLGVYAITFSGWSSGSKYSLLGGVRSSAQMISYEISMGFSVAGVLIFAESLRPADIIASQSGWMWNAILQPIGFLTFVTAAFAETNRLPFDLPEAEPELVGGYHTEYSSMKFAGFFLAEYANMIIAAAMIVMLYLGGWQVPYIETLGLSTGVQTGIQIAAFFVKIGALLFFFIWVRWSIPRFRYDQLMDLGWKVMFPLSLLNLVWAAILAMIMN